A stretch of the Papaver somniferum cultivar HN1 chromosome 6, ASM357369v1, whole genome shotgun sequence genome encodes the following:
- the LOC113286040 gene encoding auxin response factor 2B-like — MPIYDLPAKILFRVINVQLKAKADTDEVFAQVTLLPQGNQDENLMEKENVPQSSPRPLVHSFCQPRRHLLQSGWSVFVSSKTLVVGDAFIFLRGENGELRVGVCRAKRQQGNILSSFISSHSMHLGVLATAWHAVSTETMFTVYYKPRTSPEEFIVPYGQYMESVKNSHSIGMRFKMRFE; from the exons ATGCCGATTTATGATCTTCCAGCGAAGATCCTTTTTCGCGTAATCAATGTACAATTGAAG GCTAAGGCAGATACTGATGAGGTATTTGCACAAGTGACTTTGTTGCCACAGGGAAAT CAAGATGAAAATTTGATGGAGAAGGAAAATGTTCCGCAGTCCTCTCCCCGTCCTCTTGTGCATTCATTTT GTCAACCTAGAAGGCATCTGCTCCAAAGTGGTTGGAGTGTCTTTGTTAGCTCCAAAACGCTTGTTGTTGGGGATGCATTTATATTTCTAAG AGGTGAAAATGGGGAACTTCGTGTCGGCGTATGCCGTGCAAAGCGACAACAGGGTAACATTCTGTCTTCATTCATTTCTAGCCACAGCATGCACCTTGGTGTTCTTGCAACCGCATGGCATGCTGTCTCGACAGAAACCATGTTCACTGTCTATTACAAACCTAG GACAAGCCCGGAAGAGTTTATTGTTCCATATGGTCAATATATGGAGTCCGTGAAGAACAGCCACTCGATTGGAATGAGGTTCAAAATGAGATTCGAATGA